The following proteins come from a genomic window of Finegoldia magna ATCC 29328:
- a CDS encoding type I restriction endonuclease subunit R, which yields MRNFISEDDIEQAILSKLKAEPFEYDILICDADPSKRDVLPDGTGRSSKKECVLPDVMLSSLKRINPAIEEDKIEEIVKTLRQDYTGTDIVDTNYKLYRQIRNNIKITVRRNGKEDFDFVKLIDFEHPENNTFTAVSQMWIQGKVYYRRPDILIFINGMPLVFIELKNSIVKVEEAYNKNLKDYLRDIPNLFAFNQICVLSNGLETKLGAFNASYDFFFEWLKIDSEKEKLNREAILSANNVKDSSVRYFVDGLLDKGRLIDYMENFILFENQRIKIIAKNHQYLGVNNLMESVKNREELNGKLGVFWHTQGSGKSYSMVMFTRKVKRKIQGNFSFLVITDRDDLDAQLHKNFVRTEVIGSKEECQPKDSKQLRDFLTTNKAFIFTLIQKFRYDKTKKYPVLSTRDDIIVLVDEAHRTQYKDLAENMRTALPNANFVAFTGTPLLGTKRLTNQWFGDYVSEYNFAQSVEDGSTVPLFYSRRVPEVGLENDFLDDDVVDIIEEENLNEDETLLLENASSRILEVIKRDDRLEKIAQDIAYHFPRRGFLGKGMVVSVDKYTAVKMYDKVQHYWAIEKQKILKERNTASTKEKRDQLTRILAYMNNVEMAVIISEENDEETKFAKQGLKISEHRTKMKEITPDGRDIEDRFKDPDDSLQLVFVCAMWLTGFDVKNLSILYLDKPMKGHTLMQAIARANRVYPGKPAGIIVDYVNVFKYMKKALTEYAAGDDGAEFPAKDIDQLISYIDGTIDEADSFLLSLDIDLEKIIANSDTLDKLDALRSAYDTIVAKDDDKERFMVILNTLKNLHEASKPEIFEKNWSNDKFAPLVYLRGLFYHTIDDEKVARARRKMNQILDGSVTASQDFFDVCSENNAQFMIKGTKAINLSKVDVDVLRKEIKVAKYKAIEINDLKEYIEQALEQMINRNCTRIKFSERFKRIIDSYNAGGTENEDYYNQLVKLLEELKQEDNRANTEGLTEEELEIYDLLIAGKKLTQAEEKKVKLSAKNLYKKLVDNRSSLLVVDWYKDEQPRAKLKYEVELSLNDDLPESYDKAAFDSKVSLLMNHFMDMAVQGYGWIGIA from the coding sequence ATGCGTAATTTTATATCAGAAGACGATATTGAACAGGCTATACTTTCAAAGTTAAAAGCTGAACCATTTGAATATGACATCCTCATTTGCGATGCCGATCCAAGCAAAAGAGATGTTTTACCCGATGGCACAGGAAGAAGTTCTAAGAAAGAATGTGTTCTTCCTGATGTTATGTTGTCTTCTCTCAAGCGTATCAATCCAGCTATCGAAGAGGATAAAATCGAGGAAATTGTAAAGACGTTGAGGCAAGATTACACTGGGACTGACATCGTAGATACAAACTACAAATTATACAGACAAATCCGTAATAATATAAAAATCACTGTTCGCAGAAACGGAAAAGAAGATTTTGATTTTGTAAAATTAATAGACTTTGAGCATCCTGAGAACAATACTTTCACGGCGGTATCTCAGATGTGGATACAAGGTAAGGTCTACTACAGAAGACCGGATATTCTTATTTTCATCAATGGTATGCCCCTTGTGTTTATCGAACTGAAAAATAGCATTGTTAAGGTTGAGGAAGCCTACAACAAAAATCTGAAAGATTATTTGCGAGATATTCCTAATCTATTTGCGTTCAATCAGATTTGCGTGCTTTCAAATGGTTTGGAGACAAAGCTTGGTGCTTTTAATGCAAGCTATGATTTCTTTTTTGAATGGCTCAAGATTGATAGCGAAAAGGAAAAACTTAATAGAGAAGCAATTCTTTCTGCAAATAATGTCAAGGATAGTTCTGTCAGATATTTTGTTGATGGTCTTTTAGACAAAGGTAGACTGATTGACTACATGGAAAATTTCATTCTATTTGAAAATCAGAGAATAAAGATTATCGCAAAAAATCACCAGTATTTAGGTGTAAATAACTTGATGGAATCTGTGAAAAACAGAGAAGAATTGAACGGAAAGCTTGGTGTCTTCTGGCATACACAGGGTTCGGGCAAATCTTATTCTATGGTTATGTTTACACGTAAAGTGAAACGTAAGATTCAAGGTAATTTCTCGTTTCTTGTTATTACAGACCGTGATGATTTGGATGCACAGCTTCATAAGAATTTTGTGCGTACAGAAGTTATTGGATCTAAAGAAGAATGCCAACCAAAGGACAGCAAGCAGTTAAGAGATTTCTTGACTACTAATAAGGCTTTTATTTTCACTTTGATTCAGAAATTCAGATACGATAAGACAAAGAAATATCCGGTGCTTTCTACTCGTGACGATATTATTGTCCTTGTTGATGAAGCACATAGAACACAGTATAAGGATTTGGCAGAAAACATGAGAACTGCACTTCCTAATGCTAACTTTGTCGCATTCACAGGAACACCACTTCTAGGTACAAAGCGTCTTACAAATCAGTGGTTTGGAGATTATGTATCAGAGTATAATTTTGCGCAGTCTGTTGAAGACGGATCTACAGTGCCTTTGTTCTATTCTAGACGAGTTCCGGAAGTTGGTCTCGAGAATGATTTTCTTGACGATGACGTTGTGGACATTATCGAGGAAGAAAATCTTAACGAAGATGAAACTCTTCTCTTGGAGAATGCATCATCACGTATACTTGAAGTTATCAAGAGAGATGATCGATTAGAAAAGATTGCACAGGATATTGCCTACCACTTCCCAAGACGAGGATTCCTTGGTAAAGGCATGGTTGTATCTGTCGACAAGTATACTGCTGTCAAAATGTATGACAAGGTTCAGCATTACTGGGCAATAGAAAAGCAAAAAATCTTGAAAGAGCGTAACACCGCTTCTACAAAGGAAAAACGTGATCAGCTCACTCGCATTCTTGCTTATATGAATAATGTTGAAATGGCTGTTATTATTTCAGAGGAAAATGATGAAGAAACCAAGTTTGCTAAGCAAGGATTAAAGATATCTGAGCATCGCACAAAGATGAAAGAAATCACGCCAGATGGAAGAGATATTGAGGATAGATTCAAGGATCCTGATGACTCACTGCAACTTGTATTCGTGTGTGCGATGTGGCTGACAGGATTTGATGTAAAGAATCTTTCGATACTTTATCTCGATAAGCCGATGAAAGGCCACACACTGATGCAGGCGATTGCTCGTGCCAACAGAGTGTATCCTGGAAAACCTGCGGGAATTATCGTGGATTACGTAAATGTCTTTAAATACATGAAGAAGGCATTAACAGAATATGCCGCTGGTGATGACGGAGCAGAATTCCCTGCAAAAGATATTGATCAATTAATCAGTTATATTGACGGCACAATCGATGAAGCAGATTCTTTCTTGTTGTCTCTTGATATTGATTTAGAAAAGATAATTGCTAACTCTGATACACTGGATAAATTAGATGCATTAAGAAGTGCATATGACACTATCGTTGCAAAAGATGATGACAAAGAGAGATTCATGGTTATTCTTAACACTTTGAAAAATCTCCACGAAGCATCAAAGCCGGAAATCTTTGAGAAGAATTGGAGCAATGATAAGTTTGCACCGCTTGTGTATCTACGCGGGCTTTTCTACCATACTATAGATGATGAAAAGGTAGCTCGTGCAAGGCGAAAAATGAATCAGATATTAGATGGTAGTGTTACTGCAAGTCAGGATTTCTTTGATGTTTGCAGTGAGAACAATGCACAATTCATGATAAAAGGCACAAAGGCTATTAATCTTTCTAAGGTTGATGTTGATGTATTGAGAAAAGAAATCAAGGTTGCTAAGTATAAAGCTATTGAGATTAACGACTTGAAGGAATATATTGAGCAAGCGCTCGAACAGATGATAAATAGAAATTGTACAAGAATCAAGTTTTCAGAACGTTTCAAACGCATTATTGATTCCTATAACGCAGGCGGTACTGAAAACGAGGATTATTACAATCAACTTGTAAAACTTCTTGAAGAGCTGAAACAAGAAGACAATCGTGCAAACACTGAGGGTCTTACGGAAGAAGAATTGGAGATTTATGATTTGCTGATTGCCGGAAAAAAATTAACACAGGCTGAGGAAAAAAAGGTAAAACTCTCCGCAAAGAATCTTTATAAGAAATTAGTAGATAATCGTAGCAGTCTTCTTGTAGTGGATTGGTATAAAGACGAACAGCCACGTGCCAAGCTGAAGTATGAGGTGGAATTGTCATTGAATGATGATCTACCTGAAAGTTATGATAAAGCAGCGTTTGATTCGAAGGTTTCTCTGCTCATGAACCACTTTATGGACATGGCAGTTCAAGGTTATGGTTGGATTGGGATTGCGTAA
- a CDS encoding restriction endonuclease subunit S: MERREVKLGDIITYNKGYAFKSNEYTNTGKMVVRVTDFTLDSISDNDSVYLEPNDKYKKFIINTNDILIQTVGSWANNPNSIVGKVVRVPDKCNKAYLNQNIVRIIPNRDFNNTYLYYALKANQFSTYCVLRGQGAANQASITLDTIFKFKFRAHLLSEQKRIADILSSYDNLIENNNKRIKLLEQMAENLYKEWFVRFRFPGYEDVEFENGIPKGWEEVRLGEFINLASGYAFKSDWWTDQGVPVIKIKDIQNGKIDLTNLDYVSEDNAQKAKNFYVGKGDILIALTGATIGKVGIVTHDNVLVNQRVGKFFIKKPSIKNIGYIYSLFKQNWIQELIVMYSGSNAAQPNISPFDIEKFKIIYNKVYVDKFNVIVYPIYDSIIKLYEKNELLEKQRDLLLPRLMSGKLEV, translated from the coding sequence ATGGAAAGAAGAGAAGTAAAATTAGGAGATATTATTACTTATAACAAAGGATACGCTTTTAAAAGTAATGAATATACCAACACTGGCAAAATGGTTGTTAGGGTAACTGATTTCACGTTAGATTCTATTAGCGATAATGATTCTGTATATTTAGAACCAAATGATAAATATAAAAAATTTATAATTAATACCAACGATATATTAATTCAGACAGTAGGATCATGGGCGAATAATCCAAATTCCATTGTTGGAAAAGTAGTAAGAGTCCCTGACAAATGTAATAAGGCATATCTTAATCAAAATATTGTTCGTATTATTCCTAATAGAGATTTTAATAACACATACTTATACTATGCTCTTAAGGCAAATCAATTTTCTACGTATTGTGTTTTACGAGGGCAAGGTGCAGCTAATCAAGCAAGTATTACATTAGACACTATCTTTAAATTTAAGTTTAGAGCACATTTATTATCTGAACAAAAGAGGATTGCAGATATTCTTTCATCCTATGATAACCTCATCGAAAACAACAACAAGCGAATCAAACTTTTAGAGCAAATGGCTGAAAATCTCTATAAGGAATGGTTTGTAAGATTTCGCTTTCCGGGATATGAGGATGTGGAATTTGAGAACGGAATACCTAAGGGTTGGGAAGAAGTTAGACTAGGTGAGTTTATAAATTTGGCATCCGGATATGCATTCAAAAGTGATTGGTGGACTGACCAAGGCGTTCCAGTTATTAAAATTAAAGATATACAAAATGGAAAAATAGATTTAACGAATCTGGATTATGTATCTGAAGATAACGCTCAAAAGGCAAAAAATTTTTATGTTGGTAAAGGAGATATCCTTATTGCTCTTACAGGTGCAACTATTGGAAAAGTTGGAATTGTGACACATGACAATGTACTTGTTAACCAACGTGTTGGTAAATTTTTTATAAAGAAACCTTCAATAAAGAATATTGGATATATATATAGTTTATTTAAACAGAATTGGATACAAGAACTAATAGTTATGTATTCTGGTAGTAATGCAGCTCAACCTAATATTAGCCCGTTTGATATTGAAAAATTTAAAATTATTTATAATAAGGTGTACGTTGATAAATTTAATGTAATAGTGTATCCGATTTATGATAGCATAATAAAACTTTATGAGAAAAATGAACTCTTAGAAAAGCAACGAGATTTACTTCTCCCCCGCCTAATGAGTGGGAAATTAGAAGTGTAA
- a CDS encoding type I restriction-modification system subunit M, with amino-acid sequence MTDKELKELKDTLWHSADVLRASAHLAANKYGQPILGLIFLRYADILYKQHKEEIEAEYNRLKGGRMEKSIKEISIEKCGFYLPECAYYDFINDAPDDANKATLVKKAMEAIEDENPKMDGVLPKEVYAQLVPEEEPELLSNIVRIFKDIPENSTIDIFGEIYEYFLGNFALAEGKDGGTFYTPATVVRYMVEVLNPQPGEKKFLDPACGSGGMFVQAARYMHNHNASESEQMKFRCYGVEKEPDTVKLAKMNLLLNNVRGDITEANSFYSDPYNAYGQFDYVMANPPFNVDEVVVEKVSDDNRFNTYGVPRNKSKSKKKKSDKKETVPNANYLWIGYFATALNEKGKAALVMANSASDASGSEYDIRKKMIEEGIISQMVTLPSNMFSSVTLPATLWFFDKQKPNTDKKNEILFIDARNVFTQVDRAHRKFSDEQIKNLGVITKLYHGNAQALVDLIDEYKAELANAPESSDDKEVLTKSYWQAQIDWLTERFPNGEYADVIGLCKAAPMDGEDGIIDQDYSLNAGRYVGVVIEDDGLTQEEFKEEMYSLNAEFAALSAEAKTLEELISNNLKELLGE; translated from the coding sequence ATGACAGATAAAGAATTGAAAGAATTAAAAGACACCTTATGGCACTCTGCCGATGTTTTGCGTGCAAGTGCTCATTTAGCTGCAAATAAATATGGACAGCCTATCTTGGGACTTATATTCCTTAGATATGCAGATATTTTATATAAACAACATAAGGAAGAAATCGAAGCAGAATACAATCGCCTTAAAGGCGGACGCATGGAAAAATCCATCAAAGAAATTTCCATTGAGAAATGTGGCTTCTATCTTCCAGAGTGTGCTTATTATGACTTCATCAATGATGCACCGGACGATGCAAACAAGGCTACCCTTGTAAAGAAAGCAATGGAAGCCATTGAAGATGAAAATCCTAAAATGGATGGAGTACTTCCAAAAGAAGTATACGCTCAGTTAGTTCCGGAAGAAGAACCAGAGCTTCTATCTAACATTGTACGTATTTTCAAAGATATTCCAGAAAACAGTACAATCGATATTTTCGGTGAAATCTACGAATATTTCTTAGGTAATTTTGCCCTTGCAGAAGGTAAGGATGGTGGAACATTCTACACTCCAGCAACTGTTGTTCGATACATGGTTGAAGTGTTGAATCCACAGCCGGGTGAAAAGAAGTTTTTAGATCCTGCCTGCGGTTCAGGGGGAATGTTCGTACAGGCTGCCAGGTACATGCACAACCACAACGCAAGCGAAAGTGAACAGATGAAGTTTCGCTGTTATGGTGTTGAGAAAGAACCAGATACAGTAAAACTAGCAAAAATGAATCTGCTTCTTAATAATGTACGTGGCGATATCACAGAAGCGAACTCATTTTATTCAGACCCATATAATGCATACGGACAATTTGATTACGTAATGGCAAATCCTCCGTTCAACGTAGATGAAGTTGTAGTTGAGAAGGTTTCTGATGATAATCGTTTCAATACATATGGAGTGCCAAGAAACAAAAGCAAATCAAAAAAGAAAAAATCTGATAAGAAAGAAACTGTACCTAACGCAAACTATTTGTGGATAGGCTACTTTGCGACTGCCTTAAACGAAAAAGGTAAAGCAGCACTTGTCATGGCAAATTCCGCATCTGATGCATCGGGTTCAGAATATGATATCCGAAAGAAAATGATTGAAGAAGGTATAATCTCACAAATGGTGACACTTCCATCTAATATGTTCTCATCCGTTACACTTCCTGCAACCCTTTGGTTTTTTGATAAGCAAAAGCCAAATACTGACAAGAAAAATGAAATCTTGTTTATTGATGCAAGAAATGTATTTACCCAGGTCGACCGTGCCCATAGAAAATTCTCAGATGAACAGATTAAAAACCTTGGTGTTATCACAAAGCTTTATCATGGCAATGCACAGGCACTTGTAGATTTGATTGATGAGTATAAAGCAGAGCTTGCCAATGCACCGGAATCTTCTGATGATAAGGAAGTACTTACAAAATCATATTGGCAGGCGCAGATTGATTGGCTAACAGAAAGATTCCCGAATGGCGAATACGCTGATGTTATCGGTCTTTGCAAAGCCGCACCAATGGATGGAGAAGACGGAATCATCGACCAAGACTATTCCCTCAACGCAGGGCGTTATGTAGGCGTAGTGATTGAAGATGATGGTTTAACACAGGAAGAATTCAAAGAAGAAATGTATTCTTTAAATGCTGAGTTTGCTGCATTAAGTGCTGAGGCAAAGACACTTGAAGAATTAATCTCGAATAATCTGAAAGAATTGTTGGGTGAGTGA
- a CDS encoding ATP-binding protein, producing the protein MRIYVPDMELVGTLKFANDIYEKVPNDEVVFDFSKMHNFDPLPMLIMGATIRNYRMQYPDIPFRIHGCEEKSYAGTMGFFKYISESVDIGKMPGEANGSKNYIPITLIKVDELQQDEISHGNYMVVGNLIEKEAGRLAHIVDRGNKELHKLLTYLIREILRNTPEHAGTNNMWVCGQYWPSFELAEIAIADEGIGIYNSITQNHAHEEYITDNEKALQWALKAGISEAFIPSRKQKSSDEWANSGFGLYMVNEICKHLNGSFCIISYGNYMLIDNHGIKYGETNFKGTAIRMRVPSKKISNAQTIISQIATQGELEAKTIRNAFKNASMPSKGLMSELNIE; encoded by the coding sequence ATGAGAATATACGTTCCAGATATGGAACTTGTAGGAACACTTAAATTTGCTAACGATATATACGAAAAAGTTCCAAATGATGAAGTTGTTTTTGATTTTTCTAAAATGCATAATTTTGATCCTCTACCTATGCTGATTATGGGTGCTACAATACGTAATTACAGAATGCAATATCCAGACATACCATTTAGGATTCATGGTTGTGAAGAAAAAAGTTATGCAGGTACAATGGGCTTTTTTAAATATATTTCTGAGTCAGTAGACATAGGAAAAATGCCGGGCGAAGCAAATGGTAGTAAAAATTACATTCCTATAACTCTAATTAAAGTTGACGAATTACAGCAGGATGAAATCTCACATGGAAATTACATGGTTGTTGGCAATTTGATAGAAAAAGAAGCTGGAAGATTAGCTCACATTGTTGATAGAGGTAATAAAGAGCTACATAAACTTCTTACCTACTTAATCAGGGAGATACTTCGAAATACGCCAGAGCATGCCGGTACTAATAATATGTGGGTTTGTGGACAGTATTGGCCATCCTTTGAATTAGCAGAGATTGCAATAGCAGATGAAGGTATAGGCATTTACAATAGTATTACACAGAATCATGCTCACGAAGAGTATATTACTGATAATGAGAAAGCTCTTCAATGGGCATTAAAAGCTGGTATTTCAGAAGCATTTATACCGTCAAGGAAGCAAAAAAGTAGCGATGAATGGGCAAATTCAGGATTCGGCCTTTATATGGTCAATGAAATCTGTAAGCATCTAAATGGAAGCTTCTGTATTATTAGTTATGGAAATTATATGTTAATTGATAATCATGGAATAAAATACGGAGAGACCAACTTTAAAGGAACCGCAATAAGAATGAGAGTGCCATCTAAAAAGATATCAAATGCCCAGACAATTATTTCTCAAATTGCTACACAAGGCGAATTAGAAGCAAAAACAATTAGAAATGCCTTTAAAAACGCATCTATGCCTTCTAAAGGACTTATGTCAGAATTAAACATCGAATAA
- a CDS encoding helix-turn-helix domain-containing protein, whose protein sequence is MNFPEEIKRIRQRSFLTQQDFADKIGVAFSTVNRWESGRAKPNLKAMKSINAFCLEHNLPYETIEQAWLDYKTEK, encoded by the coding sequence ATGAATTTCCCTGAAGAAATAAAAAGAATTAGACAACGTTCATTCCTCACGCAGCAGGATTTTGCTGATAAAATCGGTGTGGCTTTTTCCACAGTAAATCGCTGGGAATCAGGACGTGCAAAGCCAAACTTGAAAGCAATGAAAAGCATTAATGCGTTTTGCTTAGAACATAACCTTCCATATGAAACAATAGAGCAAGCTTGGCTTGATTACAAAACAGAAAAATAA
- the secA gene encoding preprotein translocase subunit SecA, producing the protein MGVFESIFGSANKKELKKIEPIIKKIESYDKSMQQLSDDELKHKTVEFKERLKNGETLDDILPEAFAVVREASYRVLGMKQYRVQLIGGVVLHQGRIAEMKTGEGKTLVATLPAYLNALSGKGVHVVTVNDYLAKRDKEWMGKVHEFLGLTVGVIVYGLDNDERRENYACDITYGTNNQYGFDYLRDNMVIYKKDKVQRGLNFAIVDEVDSILIDEARTPLIISGQGDESTDMYMRANMFANGLTGRIMDPEEDKPDIFDREFKDETVDFLVDEKRKTASLTEVGTRKAEEYFGVENLSDPNNMELAHHINQALKANNTMKRDIDYVVKDDEILIVDEFTGRIMEGRRYSDGLHQAIEAKEGVEVKSESKTLATVTFQNYFRMYNKLSGMTGTAKTEEAEFNEIYKMDVVEIPTNKPVARVDEQDRVYINENAKFNAIVEEIKEIHKTGQPILVGTISIEVSERLSNLLKKNGIKHDVLNAKQHEREAEIVAQAGMFDKVTIATNMAGRGTDILLGGNPDFMAKHDMKKQGYGDYVIESLDSFLPSTDEELVAARNVYNELHKKYKKMTDENKKKVLEVGGLYIIGTERHESRRIDNQLRGRSGRQGDPGRSRFFVSLGDNLMRLFGGETIQKYAESGKFPEDEPMEFRTITKAIERAQTKVESNNFGIRKNVLKYDDVMNAQRKVIYTERDKVLDGEDMHESIVAMIKDIISNAIDTYCQDPKSENWEMEALMTYLNTFIPEGTLDLTRLNSYNKKTFTDYVIQKALEVYNAKEEAIGKEKFREIERVILLMVVDRKWMDHIDAMDQLRQGIGLRAFGQQDPVRAYNNEGFEMFEDMNHSIKEDTVRGMFNVQPVEEIERKQVAHETSATGGEEEINKPVVKGKKIGRNDPCPCGSGKKYKNCCGKNR; encoded by the coding sequence ATGGGAGTATTTGAATCTATTTTTGGCTCAGCTAATAAAAAAGAGCTAAAGAAAATAGAACCAATTATTAAAAAAATTGAATCATATGATAAGTCTATGCAACAATTATCAGATGATGAATTAAAGCATAAAACTGTTGAATTCAAGGAAAGATTAAAAAATGGAGAAACTTTGGACGATATTTTACCAGAAGCATTTGCTGTAGTTAGAGAAGCCAGCTACAGAGTTTTGGGTATGAAACAATATCGTGTGCAATTAATCGGTGGTGTTGTTTTGCACCAAGGTAGAATTGCAGAAATGAAAACTGGTGAAGGTAAAACTTTGGTTGCAACTTTGCCTGCATATTTGAATGCGCTTAGTGGTAAGGGCGTTCACGTAGTTACTGTCAATGATTATCTTGCAAAGAGAGATAAGGAATGGATGGGAAAGGTTCACGAATTTTTGGGATTAACTGTAGGCGTTATCGTTTATGGTTTGGATAATGATGAAAGACGTGAAAACTACGCTTGTGATATTACTTACGGTACTAATAACCAATACGGTTTCGATTATTTGCGTGACAACATGGTTATTTATAAAAAAGACAAGGTTCAAAGAGGCCTCAACTTTGCAATCGTGGACGAAGTTGACTCTATCTTAATAGATGAAGCTAGAACTCCACTTATTATTTCTGGTCAAGGCGACGAATCTACAGATATGTACATGAGAGCAAATATGTTTGCTAATGGTTTGACTGGACGTATTATGGATCCAGAAGAAGACAAGCCAGATATTTTCGATCGTGAATTCAAGGATGAAACTGTTGATTTCTTGGTTGACGAAAAGAGAAAAACTGCCAGTCTTACAGAAGTTGGTACAAGAAAAGCTGAAGAATATTTCGGCGTAGAAAACTTGTCTGATCCTAACAACATGGAATTAGCTCACCACATCAACCAAGCTTTGAAGGCTAACAATACGATGAAACGTGATATTGATTACGTAGTAAAAGACGATGAAATTCTAATCGTTGATGAATTTACTGGTCGTATCATGGAAGGTAGAAGATATTCTGATGGTCTTCACCAAGCTATCGAAGCAAAAGAAGGTGTTGAAGTTAAGAGCGAATCCAAAACTTTGGCAACAGTTACATTCCAAAACTACTTCAGAATGTACAACAAATTAAGTGGTATGACTGGTACTGCCAAGACTGAAGAAGCAGAATTCAACGAAATCTACAAGATGGACGTTGTTGAAATTCCTACTAATAAACCAGTAGCCAGAGTTGACGAACAAGACAGAGTTTACATCAACGAAAATGCAAAATTCAACGCAATCGTTGAAGAAATAAAAGAAATTCACAAGACTGGTCAACCAATTCTAGTTGGTACTATTTCAATTGAAGTTTCAGAAAGATTGTCCAACTTGTTGAAGAAAAATGGAATCAAACACGACGTATTGAACGCTAAGCAACACGAACGTGAAGCAGAAATCGTAGCACAAGCAGGTATGTTTGACAAGGTTACTATCGCGACAAACATGGCCGGCCGTGGTACCGACATTCTTTTAGGCGGTAACCCAGATTTCATGGCAAAACACGACATGAAAAAACAAGGTTACGGAGATTATGTAATCGAAAGTTTGGATTCATTCTTACCAAGCACAGATGAAGAATTAGTTGCAGCAAGAAATGTTTACAACGAATTGCACAAAAAATACAAGAAAATGACTGACGAAAACAAGAAAAAAGTTCTTGAAGTCGGCGGATTATATATTATCGGTACGGAACGTCACGAATCACGTCGTATCGACAACCAATTGCGTGGTCGTTCTGGTCGTCAAGGTGACCCTGGTAGATCAAGATTTTTCGTATCATTGGGTGACAACTTAATGAGATTGTTCGGTGGAGAAACTATCCAAAAATACGCTGAATCTGGCAAGTTCCCAGAAGATGAACCAATGGAATTCAGAACAATTACTAAAGCAATCGAAAGAGCGCAAACAAAAGTTGAATCCAATAACTTTGGTATCAGAAAGAACGTATTGAAATACGACGACGTTATGAATGCACAACGTAAAGTAATTTATACTGAAAGAGATAAAGTGCTTGATGGTGAAGACATGCACGAATCTATCGTTGCTATGATCAAGGACATCATTTCAAATGCTATCGACACATATTGCCAAGATCCTAAATCAGAAAATTGGGAAATGGAAGCATTGATGACATACCTTAACACATTCATTCCAGAAGGAACTTTGGATCTTACAAGACTCAACAGCTACAACAAGAAAACTTTCACAGATTATGTAATTCAAAAAGCATTGGAAGTTTACAATGCAAAAGAAGAAGCCATCGGCAAAGAAAAATTCAGAGAAATCGAACGTGTAATCCTTCTTATGGTTGTAGATAGAAAATGGATGGATCACATTGATGCGATGGATCAATTGCGTCAAGGTATCGGTCTAAGAGCATTCGGTCAACAAGACCCAGTAAGAGCTTACAACAACGAAGGTTTCGAAATGTTTGAAGATATGAACCACTCTATCAAAGAAGACACAGTTAGAGGAATGTTCAACGTTCAACCAGTTGAAGAAATCGAAAGAAAACAAGTAGCTCACGAAACATCTGCAACAGGTGGAGAAGAAGAAATCAACAAACCAGTAGTTAAAGGTAAGAAAATCGGTAGAAACGATCCATGTCCATGCGGAAGTGGTAAGAAATACAAAAACTGCTGTGGTAAAAACAGATAA
- a CDS encoding type II toxin-antitoxin system RelB/DinJ family antitoxin, whose amino-acid sequence MATKSANLYARIEPEVKEKAESILSALGIPASSAINMFYKQIILHRGLPFEVKIPSSRPVDMSTLSETELNAELEKGYADIKAKRTREASAVFEDIRKDYNL is encoded by the coding sequence ATGGCAACAAAATCAGCAAATCTTTATGCTCGTATTGAACCGGAGGTAAAAGAAAAGGCAGAAAGTATTTTATCTGCACTTGGTATTCCTGCATCCAGTGCTATTAATATGTTTTATAAACAGATAATTCTTCACAGAGGACTTCCTTTTGAAGTGAAAATTCCATCTTCTCGTCCTGTAGACATGTCAACTTTATCAGAAACAGAACTGAATGCAGAACTTGAGAAAGGATACGCGGATATCAAAGCAAAAAGAACAAGAGAAGCAAGCGCAGTTTTTGAAGACATCCGTAAAGATTATAATCTATGA